The genomic region TTCATGTCTTGCCGTCTATTTTTATTGTCCGTAACCTGCATTACGACCGCTTTTGCCATTTGGCAAGGTGCGATGGCACATTTTTATTGACATATCAATTTATCTTGATATAAACATAAACAATCACGCCGCAGTAATTTAGTGGGCTGCGGGCATATCGCGCCAAGGAGTCTTTCCATGCATATCGGCAAAATGATCCGGGAACTTTCGGCCCCTTTTTACTCTTTGGAGTTTTTTCCTCCTTCTGACACGGCCCAGTTGCCTGATTTTTATGCCACGGTGGATCGCCTGCGCGCGCTCAACCCCCTGTTTGCGTCAGTAACCTACGGTGCCGGAGGTGCGCGTCAGCAGAATACCCTTGCCGTTACGGCAGAGCTGGCGCGGCGGGACATTACTGCCATGGCGCATCTCACATGCGTGGGCGCGGAGCCTCAATCCATCGCCGCATTTTTGCATGACTTGCAGGCTTCCGGCGTCAACAATGTGCTGGCCCTGCGCGGCGACGCGCCCGCAGACAAACCGTGGGACTGGAACAAAGCCCACTTTCGCCATGCCTCTGATCTGGTGGCCTTTGCCCGCGAGCAGCAGCCCGGCCTGGGCATAGGCGTAGCTGCCTATCCCGCCCCGCATCCCGAATCGCCCACCTTTGCGGAAGACAGGCGGTGCACGGCTGAAAAAATGCGCGCCGGGGCGGATTTTGCCCTGACCCAGTTATTTTTTGACGCCCGCGAGTATGAAGATCTGGTAAGCCATTTGCGCGGGCAGGGCATTACCACGCCGGTCATCCCCGGTATCCTGCCCATTCAGAGCTTTGACTCGCTGCGGCGGGTGCTCTCGCTATGCGGGGCCAATATTCCGGGCAAGCTCTACCTTGCCCTTGAGAAGGCCAATAATGATGGAGGTGCGGAAGCCGTGCGGCAAGTGGGCCTTGATTACGCGGTGCGGCAGATACGCAGTCTGCTTGATGCCGGCGCACCGGGCATCCACCTGTATACCTTGAACAAGGCTGATATGTGCCTGCGGCTGGCTGAAGCCGTTGGTACGCTTTAGACCTGTTGCCTTTGAAGGTGTGCGTTTTCAAGGGGTCAGGGCGTTCGCTCTGGCCCTGAAAAGCTCAAATTGACCATGCATGCGGGGCGTATTGACCACCCCGCGTGCTCAAGGCTACTCTGCCGACATGAGTTCATCCATCGAAAAAGGACACGGCTGGCTGCTTGTGGCCGTGTGTACCTCCCTGTTTTTTATGCCGTTCATGATGGCCGGAGTGAACGCTGTGCTGCCGCCGCTGGGGCAAAGCCTCCATGCCAGCGCGCGCGAACTGGGCCTCATGGGGGCCTTTTATTCTATGGGCCTGGCTGTGTTTCAGCTTGCCAGCGGCAGCATGGGCGACATCTGGGGGTATCGGCGCATATTCTTGTGGGGCATCGCCCTGTTTGCCCTTGCCGGAGCCTTGCTGGGTTTTGTCAATTCTGTGCCGCTGTTTCTGCTGCTGCGTTTTGTGCAGGGGGTGGGGGGGGCCATGTTCAACGCCTGCGGTCTGGCCCTGCTGGCCTCGGCGGCTCCTGAGGGGCGCCGCGCCTCCTATCTTGGCTACAGCGGATCATCAGTGTACGCGGGCATTGCCTGCGGGCCGCCTGTTGCGGGCTTTGTGGCCGGGTGGCTTGGCTGGCAATGGTTGTTCTGGGGCAGCGCTCTGGCGTCCGTGGGTGTGCTGCTGCTGATGAAATATCGCGTCAAGCTTGAATGGCGCATGGCCAAGGGCAAGCCCTTTGACTGGAAGGGGTGCTGCATCTATGCGGGAGCCATGACGGCCCTGACTTTTGGCTCGTCCGAGCTGGCCGATGCTCCGGCTCTGGCTGGCGGCCTGCTGGTGGCCTTTGTGGGGCTGATGGCTGCTTTCTGCGTCAAGGAGCTGCGGAGCGACTATCCCCTGCTTGATCTGCGGCTGCTTGCCCGCAACAGGGTCTTTGCCCTGTCTTCACTGGCCGCGTTCATCAACTATAGTTCTTTTTTCGGCATCGTGTTTTTTTTCAGTCTGTACCTCCAGTTCGGGCGCGGTATGACCGTGCAGCAGGCCGGGCTCTTTCTTGCGCTCCAGTCTGTAATGCAGGTCATGACCACCCCTGTTGCCGCGCGGTTGTGCGGCAGGTTTGAACCGGGCAAGGTCAGCGCGGCGGGCATTGCCCTGTGCGGGCTGGGCCTTGTTGTGTGCGGGCTTTTGCGGGTGGATTCGCCCATGTACGTGCTGGTTCTGGCCCAATGCCTGCTCGGCGTTGGCATAAGTTTGTTTGCGCTGCCCAATACCACCATTATTCTTGAGAGCGCAGGACGCGACCGGGTGGGGCAGGCCGCAGGGCTCACGGGCGCTGTGCGTACAGGCGGCCAGCTCTTCAATATGACGCTCATAACGCTGACCCTTGGGCTTTTTCTTGGCAGCGAGCCAGCTGGCACGCATAATATTGAGGCCTTTATGGGAGCCATGCGCGTTGACCTGATAATCTTTGGCGTGCTCAACCTCTTGGCTGTGGGCTGCGCATTGGCCCGCAACCGCCGTTGATCGCCATTTATATCGCCCGTTGATTGTCTGTACCCTTGCGGACAGCCATGCCGCGCCTTTTGCAAAAAATGCATCAGGGCCGCAGAGAAAAATGCCTCGGGGCAAATCTAAAGTTTTTATCGGTTCTGCCGAAAAAGGTTGAAGGACGGATAACGCCATGGCCGACGCAACCTCCGCGCAACTGCGCATGATGCTACAGGGGTATGAACAGCAGCTGCTGGCAGCCCGGCGTCTTGCAAGGCTCAGAATGCGGCGCAGAGTTGCCGAAGGCGATGACCCCAGCGACCCTGATCCTTCTGTCAGCCGCCACATGATGGTTGAGACGGTCGCCCGCGAACTCTACGAAACCCTGCTCTATACCGGAAGCGACAATCCTGTGGTGGAGGAAATCCGCCAGGAACTTGGCCGTGAGGTGGGGCAGGAAGTGCAGTTTACCTATCCGCCAGGCGGCAGACTGCGTATAGTGGGGCAAGGGCCGGAAGGCCTGGAACCCTTATCGGATGAAAAACTGCGTGCGACCCGTAACGCCCTGTGGCGCGTCACACGAAAAAAAGTTGACGAAAGCATGCTTGACGAACCGCCTGCCATTTAGGTCGGCAGCAGGTTGAGCAAGCGGAGAGAACTATGGAAATTCAGGGAAAGATCAATACGCTTCTTGATCCCTACAGC from Desulfovibrio sp. UIB00 harbors:
- a CDS encoding methylenetetrahydrofolate reductase, with amino-acid sequence MHIGKMIRELSAPFYSLEFFPPSDTAQLPDFYATVDRLRALNPLFASVTYGAGGARQQNTLAVTAELARRDITAMAHLTCVGAEPQSIAAFLHDLQASGVNNVLALRGDAPADKPWDWNKAHFRHASDLVAFAREQQPGLGIGVAAYPAPHPESPTFAEDRRCTAEKMRAGADFALTQLFFDAREYEDLVSHLRGQGITTPVIPGILPIQSFDSLRRVLSLCGANIPGKLYLALEKANNDGGAEAVRQVGLDYAVRQIRSLLDAGAPGIHLYTLNKADMCLRLAEAVGTL
- a CDS encoding DVU0524 family FlgM-associated protein gives rise to the protein MADATSAQLRMMLQGYEQQLLAARRLARLRMRRRVAEGDDPSDPDPSVSRHMMVETVARELYETLLYTGSDNPVVEEIRQELGREVGQEVQFTYPPGGRLRIVGQGPEGLEPLSDEKLRATRNALWRVTRKKVDESMLDEPPAI
- a CDS encoding MFS transporter, producing MSSSIEKGHGWLLVAVCTSLFFMPFMMAGVNAVLPPLGQSLHASARELGLMGAFYSMGLAVFQLASGSMGDIWGYRRIFLWGIALFALAGALLGFVNSVPLFLLLRFVQGVGGAMFNACGLALLASAAPEGRRASYLGYSGSSVYAGIACGPPVAGFVAGWLGWQWLFWGSALASVGVLLLMKYRVKLEWRMAKGKPFDWKGCCIYAGAMTALTFGSSELADAPALAGGLLVAFVGLMAAFCVKELRSDYPLLDLRLLARNRVFALSSLAAFINYSSFFGIVFFFSLYLQFGRGMTVQQAGLFLALQSVMQVMTTPVAARLCGRFEPGKVSAAGIALCGLGLVVCGLLRVDSPMYVLVLAQCLLGVGISLFALPNTTIILESAGRDRVGQAAGLTGAVRTGGQLFNMTLITLTLGLFLGSEPAGTHNIEAFMGAMRVDLIIFGVLNLLAVGCALARNRR